GTTGGAAATCACCGGCGCGTCGATCATTCGCGACTCGCAGCCGGGCGAAATCACGCTGGCGGACCGTCCCGAACTCGCAAAAGAATTAGCGCGCTGCAGCGCCGCCGCCGTTCTCGCTTCAGGCGAGTTCGCTCCGGCCGGCATGCCGGTGATTGTGGTCGCCAACGTTCATGAAGCGTTCGCCAAGATCGTGGCGCAGTTTCGTCCTAATCTTGCCCAAAATAAGCTCGGCGTTCATCCCTCGGCCGTCGTCTCCGACAGCGCGGTGATCGCCGCGGACGCGTCGATCGGACCGTTGGTCGTGATCGGCGAAGGGGTCAGCATTCAGTCAGGGGTCGTTATCCAAAGCGGCGTGCAAATTGGCGCGGGCAGCGTGATCGGCGCCGGCTCGTTTCTGTTTCCCGGCGTCGTCCTCTATGAGAACACCATTGTCGGCGCCAACTGTATTCTGCATGCTTCGTGCGTGCTGGGCGCCTTTGGGTTTGGCTATGAATCTGGAAGCGGCAAGCATCTCCTTTCCTCGCAACTGGGAAACGTGGTGATTGGCGATTTTGTCGAGATCGGCGCCGCGACCACAATTGACCGCGGCACCTATGGCCCGACGGTGATCGGTGACGGGACCAAGATCGACAATCAAGTGATGATCGCCCACAACTGCCGGATTGGTCGACACAATCTGATCTGTTCGCAGGTCGGCGTCGCAGGCAGCACCTCTACCGGCGATTACGTCGTGATGGCCGGTCAGGTCGGCGTGCGAGATCATGTTCATGTCGGCGATGGCGCCATCTTGGGCGCCAAAGCGGGCGTCGCATCGGATATCGGCGCCGGACAACATGTCATCGGCTCGCCCGCGATCCCAGCGAAAGACAAGAAACTGGAAGTCGCGCTGCTCAGTAAGTTGCCTGAAATGCGAAAGCAACTGAAGGCGCTGTTATCGCGTGTCACCGAATTGGAGAAGGAAGACGAACTGCGGAAAACCGCCTAACGTCTTCTTACGCACGGACGCTATGAATTCATCTGCGACTGACCGACAACCGCCGTTTGGCCTGCTGGCTGGCTGGGGGCGACTGCCGATCGAAGTGGCCACGGCGCTTCAGCGACATGGCTACGCGGTTCATACGCTGCTGATCAAAGACCACGCCGATCCGATCCTGGCCGAAATCTCCACTTCGCACGAGTGGATCGGACTCGGGCAACTTGGCAAATGCGTCCGCTTCTATCAGCGCCACCAGGTGACGACGGCGACAATGGTCGGCAAGGTCCACAAGGTGCGGCTGTTAGATCGCGGCGCACTCTGGAATCATTTCCCCGATTGGTACGGCGCGCGAATTTTCGGTCCCTTTATTTGGGGCAAAAAAGATCGCAAAGACGACACCATCCTGGGCGGCATCTGCCGCGCGTTTTCGAACAAAGGAATCGAGTTTGTGCCTGCGACCGATTATGCCCCTGACCTGCTCGTAAAATTTGGACAACTATCCGGCAAACCGCTCAGCAAAAAACAGCTCGGCGACGTGCAATACGGCTGGGACCTGGCCAAAGCGATCGGCAAGTTTGACACCGGGCAAAGCGTCGCGATCAAAGGGCAAATGGCGCTGGCGCTGGAAGCGGTCGAAGGGACCGACGAGTGCATTCGCCGCGCTGGTCAGCTCTGTCGCTCGGGCGGGTTCACCATCGTCAAAGTCGCCAAGCCGCAGCAAGACATGCGATTTGACGTGCCAACCATCGGCGTCGGCACGATCGAAACGATGGCCGCGTCCGGCGCCGTCACGCTGGTGATCGAAGCCGATAAGACGATCATCGTTGACGAGCCCGCAGTCATCGCGCTGGCTAATAAGCTGGGCGTCACCATCGTGGCCGCCACCGGAGATCGATTGGGCGAAGTCTTGAGCGACGACGAAGCGGCCGCCGCGTAGGGCAGGCCGTGCCGGCCGCTCTTTGCATTGCGGCGCGTGAGTGCGCTCGGCAGGCACGGCCTGCCCTACTTTTACGGCGTGATGCAGTAGAGCTTGGGACCGGTGCGGATCAGCAATTTGCCGGGGACGGCGGCGTAGCCGTAGAGTACCGGGCCCGACGACCTTGCTGGGGGACCGCGACGTCCAGCTTCTTCTCCTTCGGCGACCGGAGCAGCTTCCGCGGCCGGCGCTTCGGCTTCTTCATCCCACAGCGTATTCTCGGCCAGCACTTCCCACTTCGGACCGGCTTTGACGACGGTTGTCAAACCATCTTTGCCGAAGAAGTAGACGCGATCGCCAGCGCCCAGCGAAGTCGCCCAGCACGATTGTCCCAGACGTTCGGTGAACAGGGTTTCGCCTGACTCGACATCGACGCCAAAGACGACGCCGCTTTTGTTAACCCAGTAAGCGACCCCTTGGTGCACGATCGGCGTGCTGAATGACGACGACGCTTTCTCGTTGCGCCACAGTACTTCGGCCGTGGGACCCGCGTCCGACTCGCGGACGCGAACCGCCATGTTGGAGCGTTTCGCTCCGCCGCTGGAGTCTTCACCTCGTCCGGCCGATGCGCCGACCAAAAACAGTCCGTCTCCGTACGGCATCGGCGTGTTGGTCGTGTTGCCGCCGAGATCGCCGATCGACCAGAGCTGCTTGCCGCTGTCGACATCGTATCCATCGACCGTGCCGCTGCTGCTAATGACAACTTGCGGACCGCCGGGAGTCGAAATCACGCGGGGCGAGCTCCAACTGATCCGGCTTTCGCGATCGGTCTTCCAAATCGCTTCGCCAGTCTTCTTGTCGAGCGCGACCAGGTACGAAGGCCCATCATTTTCGACCAGCAACACCACTGCGTTTTCGGTCAACGCAGGCGAAGCGCCCAGACCGTGGTTTGATTTCATTTCGCCATACTCGGCGATCAGCGACTTGCTCCACAGTGGCTCACCATCGTGCGACAGTGCGATGATGTCGCCGCTTTCAAAAAAGGCGTAAACGCCCAACTGATCGACAGCCGGCGTCGGCGCGGCGCGGCTGACATAGGTGCTGCTTTTGATCGGCTGCGATGACTTGAAGTCTTTGCGCCAAACGGGCGCCCCATCGGCCAGATTCCAGCAGGTGACGATGTTCGTCTCTTTGTTGGGTCCATCGATCGACGTGAGATAAATCTTGCCGTTCCAGACGACCGGGCTCGATTGTCCGTAACCGGGCAAATCGCTCGTCCAAGCAATGTTGCTCTCCGGCGACCACTTCAGCGGCAACTGGGCGGCCGGGGGAGGTTGGACGCCGGCGCCTTGGAAAGCGGGCCAATTGTCGCTGCCGGCCGCTAGCGCCGTCAGCAGGATCAGGCAAGATGCCGCATGCATATCGTCTCTCGCAGATAGGAGGAAAATCGAATTCGAGGGGAGCCCGCCGTCGACTTGTAAGTCTACTTTGTTTTCAGCTGCAAATTGTGAAATTCGACACGCACGACTTTACGCTCTCCGCTGTCGGAAGTTCGAATCGCGGTGTGGCTGACCGGCAAATCCCAATCGCCGATCCGTTTCCAGCGATTTTCGACCGTGCCGCTGGCGGTGAGATTACCGTCGGCGTCCCAGTTGCTGATGGTGAAGACCTGCGGCAGATACTTGCCTGCTGGGTTGCGATAAACGCTGACCACAGTGATGGTGAAAGATCCGCTGGGAGAGCGGCGGATTACCTCGTGAATCACGCCATCTTTGACGCGCGACTGACTGGCCATCGCGCCGCCGCTTTGCGAGATCAGCTTACCGAGCGCGGTGCCGGGATCTTTCGGATCAAAGGTCGCTTCTTCCGTCAATTCGTTGGTTTCGTCCCGAAAACGATGCGCGATCAGCGAATCGAGAGCGCGGCCGACGACGCGATCTTCGGTCAGCGAAATGCCGGTGATCTTCGTTTCGCCATCGGCGGCGACGTCGATTTCGCCTTGTTCGGTTTTCCCGTCAAGCGAGACGACCAGGTCGGCGGTGAAACCGGGAATGCCGTTCCAGATAATTCGGCTGTCACGAGCATCGGCCAGCATATGAGCGGCGGAAGTTTCAACGGCGGTCGATTCGGCCGCAGCCAGCGGAGCGGCGAAGAAGAGCAACAAGCAGCTAATACGGCCAATCATGGGGAGACCCTTTCCAGGAAATCGCGCAAGCAAAAAGCGGCGTCGAAGCGTGGCTGGCGAGGGGTTCGGCTGGCGGGCTGGCTAACGCAGTAAAAGTGAGATCGATTCTCGATAGGCTATCTGGGGGAACGGCAGTGAGCAAGCGGCCCCGGCAAGAAGTTGCGAATTTCGCTCGATTCCTCCCGAAAATAAGACCTTTAAGGGACGATTTCTAAATTGGGCCAATTGACGCCGCCCTGGGAGCTGATAAGCTAAGCGAGTGAGATCTGATCTCAATAAGCCCTCGCCAGCCCATTTTCTCGCCAGCCCGGCCGCTGATTCTCACAACGATCTGTTCCCCCCGCATTCTACGATCTGGTCCAATAAGGATCAGTCGCCGTGCCCACACCTTATTGGCGAAGGAAACCTTGCATGTTGCGTAAACTGACGAGCGCGCTCACAGCGGCGCTGCTGATCTTAGCGATTGTCGCGCCGGCTCGCGCCCACTTTTTATGGTTGGTCGAGAGCGAAAGCCCGAAACAGCTGAATCTCTATTTCTCGGAAGGTCCCTACGCCGATGAGCCGGCGATCTTGAAGCGCGTTGCTGATGCGGTCGCATTTCGCTTGCGCGACGACAAAGAGCCGCAAGAGATCAAGTTCACGCTGGCCAATGACGAGTTGACTTCGGAAGAGCTAAAAGGCCGCGGCGATTCGCTTTATGTTTTGACCCGCTCGCTGGGCGTGATGGAGCGCGGCGGCGAAAAATTCCTGCTGCAGTACAATGCCAAGACCGGTCCGAACCTCGGCAAATCGGCCTGGAAGCTCGACGCTTCGAAGCACGTTTCGCTCGACGTCGTCCCTTCGATCCAGGATAATGAAGCGGTCGTCACCGCGACCTTCGCCGGCAAACCGGCCGCCGCCGCCCAAGTGGTTGTCGAAGGTCCGGCTGGGAAAGTCGAAGCCGAAACCGACGCCCAAGGAGTCGCAAAGTTCGCCATCAGCAAAGCCGGCGTCTATGCGGTTCGCGTTCGTTACATTGAAAAAACGGCGGGCCAGTCAGGCGACGACAAGTATGATACGGTCCGTCACTACACCACGTTGACCTTGCCTGTCGTGCCCAAACTGAACGAATCGATCAGCGCCTTCTCCGATCTGCCCGAAGCGGTCACGAGCTTTGGCGCGGCGGTTGTCGAGGATAGCTTGTATGTCTACGGCGGTCACACCGGCGACGCGCATCATTACTACTACGAAGCGCAAAACGGCTCGCTGCAGCGATTGCCGCTGAACAAAGACGCGAAGTGGGAAACGGTCGCCGAAGGCCCGAAATTGCAAGGTCTGGCGATGGTCGCCAACGGCGACAAGCTTTATCGCTTGGGGGGCTTCACCGCGATGAACAAGAAAGACGAAGAAGGTCGCAATCTTGTTTCGCAAGCCGACGCCGCCGTCTTTGATCTGAAAAAAGGAGAGTGGTCCGATCTGCCGAAACTGCCGGAGCCCCGTTCTTCGTTCGACGCTGCGGTGCTAGGCGACACGATCTATGTGATCGGCGGCTGGGCGCTGAACGGCGAAGACAACGACTCGACCTGGCACAAGACTGCCTACTCGCTCGATTTGAGCCAAGAAAACGCCGAATGGACCGCATTGCCGGTACCGCCGTTCCAACGTCGTGCATTGTCGGTCGGCGTGCAGAATGGCAAGCTCTACGCGATCGGCGGCATGCAAGAAGATGGCGGCCCCACGACGCGCGTCGACGTCTATGATCCGGCGACGAAAAAGTGGAGCGAAGGTCCTTCGCTTCCCGGCGGCGGCATGGATGGCTTCGGCACGTCGGCCTTTCCCGTCGACGGCAAGCTGTACGCCAGCACGATGAGCGGACGTTTGGTTCGCTTGGCCGAGGACGGCAAGTCGTGGGAGACGGTCGGCGGCTTGACCAACGAACGCTTCTTCCATCGAATGCTGCCGGTCGGCGACAGCGAGCTGATCTTTGTCGGCGGCGCCAACATGGGCATCGGCAAGTTTACGGAAGTCGACGTGGTCCATCTGAAGTAATTTCAGATCCAGCGACAACAAGAAATGCGAAACGCGAGCCGAATTCGGCTCGCGTTTTTTTTGGCTCTAGGATTGCTATTCGCTTTCGGCCAGCGCTACACGGCCGTTGAGCAGCGGTTTGAGAAACTGTCCCGTATAGCTGGCGGCGACGCCGGCGACATCTTCGGGTGAGCCTGCGGCGATGATGTGTCCGCCGCCGGAACCACCTTCGGGGCCCAAGTCGATGATCCAGTCCGCACACTTGATGACATCTAAGTTGTGCTCGATCACGACGACCGTGTTTCCCTTGTCGACCAGGCGATTCAGCACGTCCAGCAAACGTCGAATGTCTTCAAAGTGAAGCCCGGTCGTCGGTTCGTCAAGCAAGTAGAGCGTCGAGCCGGTATCGACACGCGCCAGTTCGGTCGCCAATTTGATCCGCTGCGCTTCGCCGCCGCTGAGGGTCGTTGACGGTTGGCCCAGCGACAAATAGCCGAGCCCCACATCGTCGAGACTCGCCAGCGTCCGATGAATCATCGGGATGTTCTCGAAGAAGCTGACCGCGTCGCGGATCGCCATGTCGAGGACTTCGGCGATCGACTTGTCTTTGTATCGCACTCGCAGCGTCTGGCGATTAAAACGAGCGCCGCGGCACGTGGCGCAGGTCACAAACAAGTCGGGCAGAAAATTCATCTCGATCTTCTGCAGCCCCTGTCCCTGGCACGCTTCGCAGCGTCCTCCTTGCACGTTGAAGCTGAAGCGGCTCGCTTTGTAGCCATATTGCTTCGCCTGACGCGTTCCGGCGTAAACCTTGCGAATCTCGTCAAAGACGCCGGTGTAGGTCGCCGGATTACTGCGTGGAGTGCGGCCGATCGGCGATTGATCGATCGGGATCACCTTGTCGACGTTGCTGGCGCCGCGCAAGCTTTTGTGCGGTCCCGGTTTGGCGGTCGGCGTGTTCAAACGCTTCAAAAGTGCAGGGGCGAAGGTCTCGTTGATTAGCGAGCTTTTGCCCGATCCGCTGACGCCGGTCACGCACACAAATGCGCCCAGCGGGACCAGCACCGAAACATCTTTCAGGTTGTTGGTCGTCACTCCCTCGATCGTGATCGAACGCGTCTTCGCGATACGGCGGCGTTTCTCGGGAAGTTCGATCCGGCTTTTGCCAGAGAGGTAACGTCCGGTGATCGATTCCTCATTCGCTTCCACATCGGCCGGAGCACCATCGGCCATGACGCGACCTCCGTCGCCGCCGGCGCCGGGGCCGATGTCGATCACGCGATCGGCCATGCGCATCATCGCTTCATCATGTTCGACCACCAAGACCGAATTGCCTTGGTCGCGCAGATCGGTCAGCGAACTGATCAGCCGCTCGTTGTCGCGGGGATGCAGCCCGATCGACGGTTCATCCAAGATATAGCAGACGCCGACCAGTCCCGATCCGATCCCGGTCGCCAAGCGGACGCGCTGCAGTTCGCCGCCGCTGAGCGTATCGGCGGCGCGATTGAGGTTGAGATACTCGGCGCCGACTTTCTCGAGAAACTCTAACCGCTTGATGATCTCGCGGACAATCGGTTCGGCCACCGGCAGTTCGTATTCGGAAAACTCGAGCTGCTGAAAAAACTCGCGGGCCTCGGCGACGTTGAGCGACGTGATTTCATGCACCGCTTTGCCGCCGATCAAGACGGCGGTCGCTTCCATGCGAAGTCGCGAGCCTTTGCAGGCGCTGCAGATCACTTCAGCGCGAAACGCGGCCAGCTGGTCGAGTCGCGCCTTGCGCGTGGTGGTGACAAACTCTTTTTCGAGCATCACCAGGATGCCGAGAAACTTTTTGTCGTCGCCGTGAAAGAGCTGACGGAGCGTCTTTTCTGGAATTTCGGCCAGCGGCGTGTCGGGCTCTATCTTATGCTTTTTCAGGAATTCTTCGGCGGCCGCGTGATGTTTCTTTTGCGTCGCGGCGGTCAGCGCCTTCCAGGCGACAATCGCTTCCTTTTCCAGCGAAAGGGAAAGGTCAGGCGCGACCAGCTCGATGTCGAACTCTTCTTTCGAGCCCAGACCTTCGCAAACGGGACACGCGCCGTAAGGGCTGTTGAAGCTGAAGGTGCGCGGCTCGATGTCGATGAAGCTGAGCCCGCAGTTGGGACAGGCGAGCTCCGTATTGTAGACCTCATCGCGCCAGGTTCCCTTCGGATGCTTAGCGTCGATCGCTTTGTCATCGAGATAGCATGCCAGCATGCGTCCTTCGCCCAGCTTCAGCGCCATCATGACCGATTCGCCCATCCGAGCGCGTAAGCCTTCGCGCACGATGATGCGATCGACGACGGCGTCAATCGAGTGCGCTTTCTTCGGATTCAGCTCTGGAATCTGATCGATTTCAAAGACTTCTTCATCGACGCGCGCTCGTAACAAGCCGCTTTTGCGGATCTTGTCGATCTCTTCGCGATGAGCGCCTTTGCGACCGCGCACCATCGGGGCCAAGATCATTAGCTTCGTCTGCTCGGGGAGCGACAATAAGCGATCTTGGATTTGTTCCGGCGTTTGTTGCGAGATCGGCACGTCGCACTTCCAGCAGTGCGGCTGTCCCAGTCGCGCCATCAACAGGCGCAAATAGTCGTAGATCTCAGTGACCGTCGCGACCGTGCTGCGCGGATTTTGACTACCGGCGCGTTGATCGATGCAGATGGTCGGTTGCAGACCTTCGATCAGATCGACGTCAGGGCGTTCCATCTGATCCAGAAACTGTCGCGCGTAAACCGAGAGACTCTCGATATATTGCCGCTGCCCTTCGGCAAACAGCGTATCGAGCGCAAGCGAGCTTTTGCCGCTGCCGCTGGGGCCTGTGAAAACGATCAGCTGATTTCGAGGAATATCGAGATCAACGTTTTTCAGGTTATGAACGCGAGCCCCGCGAATTCGGATGAAATCGCTGGGCGTTTCGGGAAGCGTATTTTCCTCGCGATGCACCACGTCAGCTTTCGAGAAGAGAGGCGAGAACCGCCCTAACGGCGATTAAAGTGCGGTTACGAATCTTTTCAGCCTAACAGGCCGCGGCCGATACTACAATCGGCGACGACCTCAAATCAGTCCTGCAGAGGGGATCAATTTGGCCGCACGAGACCAGAACGAGGCATTGCGTTGACAAAATTGGTGATTCTTTGCTGAATTCGGTTCCGCTCTTTCCAGCTCGCGCAATTTAGCTGGAAAGTGGCTTCAATTTCGGTTGTGAACGCAATCGGTATTGGGGACAATAGGGCTTCTCACCGAGACGCTCTCCAACCTTAGACCCGCCTGCTCATTTTCTGGTGCTTTGGAATGCCGCAAATAGCTCGTTTTTGTTGGATGATGGCGTTTCCTGTCCTCTTGCTTCTGGCAGGCGTCAGCAGCGCACAGGAACCAATCGACTTCAACCGCGATATTCGTCCTCTGCTGTCAGGCAATTGTTTTCATTGTCACGGCCCCGATCCCGAGTCACGCGAAGCGGGTCTCCGATTGGATCAGCGAGAGGGAGCCGTGGCCGAATTGGATAGCGGCTCAATGGCCGTTGTCCCCGGCAAACCAGACGACAGCGAGCTGCTGGCCCGCTTAACCGGCGACGACTTTGTTCGCATGCCGCCTCCCGAGTCGGGTAAGCAACTCACCCCTGCGGAAGTGGATCTGTTCCGCCGCTGGATCGCCGAGGGCGCCGAGTACCAGCGTCATTGGTCCTTTGAACCGCCGGTCCAGAACGAACCTCCGACTTCCCCAGGAGTCGAATGGGCCAAAAATCCGATCGACCGCTTCATCTTGCAAAAGCTGCACGAACAAAAGTTGACTCCGGCAGTCGAAGCCGATCGCGCGACGTTGTTACGGCGCGTTTCGCTGGCGCTGATCGGTTTGCCGCCGACTCTGGAAGAAGTCGACGCGTTCGTCCAAGACGACGCCCCCAACGCCTATGAGAAAGTGGTCGACCGGTTGTTGGCCGATCCGGCGTATGGAGAGCGTTGGGCGCGACCCTGGCTCGATATCGCGCGCTACGCGGACTCGGCCGGCTACGCCCAAGACCCGGAACGGAATATCTGGAAGTATCGCGACTGGGTGATTCAGGCGCTCAACGCCAACCAACCGTTCGATCAATTCACCATCGATCAACTTGCCGGCGACATGCTGCCTGAGCCGAGCGAAGAACAGTTGATTGCGACCGCATTCCATCGCAACACGATGACCAACAGCGAAGGGGGAACCAACGACGAAGAGTTCCGCAATGCGGCGATCGTCGATCGGGTCAACACGACGATGCAGGCCTGGATGGGGCTCACGATGGAATGCGCCCAGTGCCATACGCACAAATACGATCCGATCTCGCATGAAGAGTACTTCCGTTTTTTCGCGATTTTCAATCAATCGGCCGACGCGGATCGCGGCGATGAATCGCCCAATCACGAGTCTTGGACGGCGCAGCAGACCGCCAAAAAGCAGTCGCTGACCAAAAGCTTGAAGCAAGCGCAGCAAGACCTGAAAACGTTGCAGGAATCGACTCCCACGTCTCCGGCGGTCCCCACCGGCCCGCTGGCGGCGCGTTACATTCGGATCGAGAATCTCGGCGAAGGAAAAATCTTGTCGTTGGCCGAAGTTCAAGCGATCGCCGGTGGTGAGAACATCGCCCCACGCGGCGCCGCGACCCAATCGGGAGTCGCCTACGAAGGTTCGGCCAATTTGGCGATCGACGGCATCACCGACGGACACTACTTCAACGCGAAAAGCACGACCCATACCGAAACCCAAAACGATCCCTGGTGGGAGCTCGATTTGAAAGACGCGGTCGCGCTGGAGAAGGTCGTGCTTTGGAATCGAACCGATGGTGATCTCTTTACTCGGCTCGCTCCGTACCGCGTGATTCTGCTTGACGATCAGCGTCAGC
The nucleotide sequence above comes from Blastopirellula sp. J2-11. Encoded proteins:
- a CDS encoding DUF3386 domain-containing protein; the protein is MIGRISCLLLFFAAPLAAAESTAVETSAAHMLADARDSRIIWNGIPGFTADLVVSLDGKTEQGEIDVAADGETKITGISLTEDRVVGRALDSLIAHRFRDETNELTEEATFDPKDPGTALGKLISQSGGAMASQSRVKDGVIHEVIRRSPSGSFTITVVSVYRNPAGKYLPQVFTISNWDADGNLTASGTVENRWKRIGDWDLPVSHTAIRTSDSGERKVVRVEFHNLQLKTK
- a CDS encoding LpxI family protein, producing MNSSATDRQPPFGLLAGWGRLPIEVATALQRHGYAVHTLLIKDHADPILAEISTSHEWIGLGQLGKCVRFYQRHQVTTATMVGKVHKVRLLDRGALWNHFPDWYGARIFGPFIWGKKDRKDDTILGGICRAFSNKGIEFVPATDYAPDLLVKFGQLSGKPLSKKQLGDVQYGWDLAKAIGKFDTGQSVAIKGQMALALEAVEGTDECIRRAGQLCRSGGFTIVKVAKPQQDMRFDVPTIGVGTIETMAASGAVTLVIEADKTIIVDEPAVIALANKLGVTIVAATGDRLGEVLSDDEAAAA
- the uvrA gene encoding excinuclease ABC subunit UvrA, translated to MVHREENTLPETPSDFIRIRGARVHNLKNVDLDIPRNQLIVFTGPSGSGKSSLALDTLFAEGQRQYIESLSVYARQFLDQMERPDVDLIEGLQPTICIDQRAGSQNPRSTVATVTEIYDYLRLLMARLGQPHCWKCDVPISQQTPEQIQDRLLSLPEQTKLMILAPMVRGRKGAHREEIDKIRKSGLLRARVDEEVFEIDQIPELNPKKAHSIDAVVDRIIVREGLRARMGESVMMALKLGEGRMLACYLDDKAIDAKHPKGTWRDEVYNTELACPNCGLSFIDIEPRTFSFNSPYGACPVCEGLGSKEEFDIELVAPDLSLSLEKEAIVAWKALTAATQKKHHAAAEEFLKKHKIEPDTPLAEIPEKTLRQLFHGDDKKFLGILVMLEKEFVTTTRKARLDQLAAFRAEVICSACKGSRLRMEATAVLIGGKAVHEITSLNVAEAREFFQQLEFSEYELPVAEPIVREIIKRLEFLEKVGAEYLNLNRAADTLSGGELQRVRLATGIGSGLVGVCYILDEPSIGLHPRDNERLISSLTDLRDQGNSVLVVEHDEAMMRMADRVIDIGPGAGGDGGRVMADGAPADVEANEESITGRYLSGKSRIELPEKRRRIAKTRSITIEGVTTNNLKDVSVLVPLGAFVCVTGVSGSGKSSLINETFAPALLKRLNTPTAKPGPHKSLRGASNVDKVIPIDQSPIGRTPRSNPATYTGVFDEIRKVYAGTRQAKQYGYKASRFSFNVQGGRCEACQGQGLQKIEMNFLPDLFVTCATCRGARFNRQTLRVRYKDKSIAEVLDMAIRDAVSFFENIPMIHRTLASLDDVGLGYLSLGQPSTTLSGGEAQRIKLATELARVDTGSTLYLLDEPTTGLHFEDIRRLLDVLNRLVDKGNTVVVIEHNLDVIKCADWIIDLGPEGGSGGGHIIAAGSPEDVAGVAASYTGQFLKPLLNGRVALAESE
- the lpxD gene encoding UDP-3-O-(3-hydroxymyristoyl)glucosamine N-acyltransferase, with protein sequence MGVTLGQLASLVEGTLHGDAQLEITGASIIRDSQPGEITLADRPELAKELARCSAAAVLASGEFAPAGMPVIVVANVHEAFAKIVAQFRPNLAQNKLGVHPSAVVSDSAVIAADASIGPLVVIGEGVSIQSGVVIQSGVQIGAGSVIGAGSFLFPGVVLYENTIVGANCILHASCVLGAFGFGYESGSGKHLLSSQLGNVVIGDFVEIGAATTIDRGTYGPTVIGDGTKIDNQVMIAHNCRIGRHNLICSQVGVAGSTSTGDYVVMAGQVGVRDHVHVGDGAILGAKAGVASDIGAGQHVIGSPAIPAKDKKLEVALLSKLPEMRKQLKALLSRVTELEKEDELRKTA
- a CDS encoding DUF1553 domain-containing protein, which encodes MPQIARFCWMMAFPVLLLLAGVSSAQEPIDFNRDIRPLLSGNCFHCHGPDPESREAGLRLDQREGAVAELDSGSMAVVPGKPDDSELLARLTGDDFVRMPPPESGKQLTPAEVDLFRRWIAEGAEYQRHWSFEPPVQNEPPTSPGVEWAKNPIDRFILQKLHEQKLTPAVEADRATLLRRVSLALIGLPPTLEEVDAFVQDDAPNAYEKVVDRLLADPAYGERWARPWLDIARYADSAGYAQDPERNIWKYRDWVIQALNANQPFDQFTIDQLAGDMLPEPSEEQLIATAFHRNTMTNSEGGTNDEEFRNAAIVDRVNTTMQAWMGLTMECAQCHTHKYDPISHEEYFRFFAIFNQSADADRGDESPNHESWTAQQTAKKQSLTKSLKQAQQDLKTLQESTPTSPAVPTGPLAARYIRIENLGEGKILSLAEVQAIAGGENIAPRGAATQSGVAYEGSANLAIDGITDGHYFNAKSTTHTETQNDPWWELDLKDAVALEKVVLWNRTDGDLFTRLAPYRVILLDDQRQPIWGRQSDAPFATFIEFTPPKTGEELTDDAKQAITKFAAKDRPEITAKQEEIKKLEKQLAAVRPIKTPIMQELAADKQRETFIQIRGSYQVHGDKVEPGVLGEFHPLPADAKADRLGAARWIVARENPLTARVAVNRLWEQLFGIGLVETSEDFGSQGELPVNQPLLDYLAVDLMDHGWDIKRTIKLMVESAAYRQAAIATPEKLTIDPANRLVSRGPRFRLSAEMVRDSALAASGLLSRKMNGPSVRPVQPKMGMRAAFGGSTDWEPSTGEDRYRRGLYTKWRRTTPYPSMMAFDATSREVCTIRRIATNTPLQALVTLNDPVYVEAAQALARRIVAEGGTSQEDRVAYGFRICLSRQPTPAEMARLVQLLEEALAQYREQPEQANTIATDPIGPLPQGADAAELAAWTLLGNVLMNLDEFLSR
- a CDS encoding PQQ-binding-like beta-propeller repeat protein, giving the protein MHAASCLILLTALAAGSDNWPAFQGAGVQPPPAAQLPLKWSPESNIAWTSDLPGYGQSSPVVWNGKIYLTSIDGPNKETNIVTCWNLADGAPVWRKDFKSSQPIKSSTYVSRAAPTPAVDQLGVYAFFESGDIIALSHDGEPLWSKSLIAEYGEMKSNHGLGASPALTENAVVLLVENDGPSYLVALDKKTGEAIWKTDRESRISWSSPRVISTPGGPQVVISSSGTVDGYDVDSGKQLWSIGDLGGNTTNTPMPYGDGLFLVGASAGRGEDSSGGAKRSNMAVRVRESDAGPTAEVLWRNEKASSSFSTPIVHQGVAYWVNKSGVVFGVDVESGETLFTERLGQSCWATSLGAGDRVYFFGKDGLTTVVKAGPKWEVLAENTLWDEEAEAPAAEAAPVAEGEEAGRRGPPARSSGPVLYGYAAVPGKLLIRTGPKLYCITP
- a CDS encoding kelch repeat-containing protein — encoded protein: MLRKLTSALTAALLILAIVAPARAHFLWLVESESPKQLNLYFSEGPYADEPAILKRVADAVAFRLRDDKEPQEIKFTLANDELTSEELKGRGDSLYVLTRSLGVMERGGEKFLLQYNAKTGPNLGKSAWKLDASKHVSLDVVPSIQDNEAVVTATFAGKPAAAAQVVVEGPAGKVEAETDAQGVAKFAISKAGVYAVRVRYIEKTAGQSGDDKYDTVRHYTTLTLPVVPKLNESISAFSDLPEAVTSFGAAVVEDSLYVYGGHTGDAHHYYYEAQNGSLQRLPLNKDAKWETVAEGPKLQGLAMVANGDKLYRLGGFTAMNKKDEEGRNLVSQADAAVFDLKKGEWSDLPKLPEPRSSFDAAVLGDTIYVIGGWALNGEDNDSTWHKTAYSLDLSQENAEWTALPVPPFQRRALSVGVQNGKLYAIGGMQEDGGPTTRVDVYDPATKKWSEGPSLPGGGMDGFGTSAFPVDGKLYASTMSGRLVRLAEDGKSWETVGGLTNERFFHRMLPVGDSELIFVGGANMGIGKFTEVDVVHLK